A stretch of Anolis sagrei isolate rAnoSag1 chromosome X, rAnoSag1.mat, whole genome shotgun sequence DNA encodes these proteins:
- the LOC137094691 gene encoding protein NKG7-like isoform X1 translates to MPDALPEPSPKIPETLTLTFSRMLACRVFSMVLTTTSLALLLLALITDYWLVASDSKDTVHSGLWKWCRDGNCFTPNVTFDYILATRAFLIMACLMSLAAVIVHIAFFAPCDCGILDKPFFALVAAFTAGLFTLIAVTVFTAESWDKNEDQQIQLTFEWSFYLAWGAFPMLLLAGILSLVVLLCSSRSGYDNI, encoded by the exons GCCAGAACCCAGCCCAAAGATACCTGAGACGCTCACCTTGACCTTTTCAAGGATGCTGGCTTGCAGAGTCTTCAGCATGGTGCTGACAACCACTAGCTTGGCCCTCCTGTTGTTGGCATTGATCACAGATTACTGGCTAGTGGCCAGTGATTCAAAAGATACTGTGCACAGTGGGCTCTGGAAATGGTGCAGAGATGGAAACTGCTTTACTCCAAATGTGACTTTTG ACTATATTCTAGCCACACGGGCATTCTTGATCATggcctgtctgatgtccctggCTGCGGTCATTGTTCACATTGCCTTCTTCGCACCCTGTGATTGTGGAATTTTGGACAAGCCCTTCTTTGCATTGGTGGCTGCCTTCACAGCTG GACTGTTCACTCTCATAGCCGTCACTGTATTCACTGCTGAATCTTGGGACAAGAATGAGGACCAGCAAATCCAGCTCACATTCGAATGGTCTTTCTACCTTGCCTGGGGAGCATTTCCCATGCTACTGCTGGCTG GTATACTCAGCCTTGTTGTCCTCCTGTGCTCTTCGCGTTCCGGCTACGACAATATTTGA
- the LOC137094691 gene encoding protein NKG7-like isoform X2, which translates to MLACRVFSMVLTTTSLALLLLALITDYWLVASDSKDTVHSGLWKWCRDGNCFTPNVTFDYILATRAFLIMACLMSLAAVIVHIAFFAPCDCGILDKPFFALVAAFTAGLFTLIAVTVFTAESWDKNEDQQIQLTFEWSFYLAWGAFPMLLLAGILSLVVLLCSSRSGYDNI; encoded by the exons ATGCTGGCTTGCAGAGTCTTCAGCATGGTGCTGACAACCACTAGCTTGGCCCTCCTGTTGTTGGCATTGATCACAGATTACTGGCTAGTGGCCAGTGATTCAAAAGATACTGTGCACAGTGGGCTCTGGAAATGGTGCAGAGATGGAAACTGCTTTACTCCAAATGTGACTTTTG ACTATATTCTAGCCACACGGGCATTCTTGATCATggcctgtctgatgtccctggCTGCGGTCATTGTTCACATTGCCTTCTTCGCACCCTGTGATTGTGGAATTTTGGACAAGCCCTTCTTTGCATTGGTGGCTGCCTTCACAGCTG GACTGTTCACTCTCATAGCCGTCACTGTATTCACTGCTGAATCTTGGGACAAGAATGAGGACCAGCAAATCCAGCTCACATTCGAATGGTCTTTCTACCTTGCCTGGGGAGCATTTCCCATGCTACTGCTGGCTG GTATACTCAGCCTTGTTGTCCTCCTGTGCTCTTCGCGTTCCGGCTACGACAATATTTGA